The following coding sequences are from one Triticum dicoccoides isolate Atlit2015 ecotype Zavitan chromosome 4A, WEW_v2.0, whole genome shotgun sequence window:
- the LOC119290008 gene encoding trichohyalin-like translates to MDDMVDALVLKLQSKICYHRDASIEYLEIKSMVDKLVEANKKLKDEKVDFQDVVNMAIEEKENLQHDYQVIKERMAKREEQLETVKEELEEAKHEHVAAKKELEEEKHGHVATKKELAAAQQQLAQRNQELEGLRKKLQESEHVPSTRVTRSAHKRQMLLQGSLSNDADGHRPKKRRRSYQHASQDDDLEVIRQC, encoded by the exons ATGGATGACATGGTTGACGCATTGGTTCTTAAGCTTCAGTCAAAGATATGCTATCATAGGGATGCCAGTATCGAGTACCTAGAAATCAAGTCTATGGTTGATAAACTCGTAGAAGCGAACAAAAAGCTCAAGGATGAGAAAGTGGACTTCCAGGATGTAGTTAATATGGCCATAGAAGAAAAGGAGAATTTGCAGCATGACTATCAAG TAATCAAGGAGCGGATGGCAAAAAGGGAGGAGCAACTTGAAACTGTAAAGGAGGAACTTGAAGAAGCAAAACATGAACATGTGGCAGCAAAGAAGGAGCTTGAGGAAGAAAAACATGGCCATGTGGCAACAAAGAAGGAGCTTGCGGCGGCACAACAACAACTTGCTCAAAGGAACCAAGAGCTGGAGGGTTTAAGGAAGAAGCTTCAAGAGAGTGAACATGTACCTTCCACAAGG GTAACAAGATCTGCACATAAGCGGCAAATGCTGCTCCAAGGATCGTTGAGCAACGATGCGGATGGACATCGCCCAAAGAAACGTAGGAGGTCCTATCAGCATGCAAGCCAAGATGACGACTTGGAGGTGATCAGGCAATGCTGA